The genomic stretch CAAGCTGGAGGAGATCGAGTCGCACTTCCGCTCCCGCGTTCGCGATATCGTCCGCATCCCGTACGACCCGGTGCTCGCTGCCGGGTCTGTCGTGAAGTGGGAGCAGCTGCGCGAGGGCACGAAGGAGGCTGCGCGTCTGCTCGCCGCGCTCGTCGTCGAAGGCATGCCGGTCCGCCGTGTCTGATCTCGGCGACGCCACTCGGGACGACGCCTTCGACCTGATCGTGATCGGTGCGGGCTCCGGCAACTCGATCGTCGGACCCGAGTTCGACGACCTGCGGGTCGCGATCCTCGACGACGGCGAGTGGTTCGGCGGCACCTGCCTCAACGCGGGCTGTATCCCCACGAAGATGTTCGTCCACGTCGCCGATGTCGTCACCGACGTCGACCAGGGCGAGCGGATTGGCGTCCGCTCCCGGCTCCGGCGCCCCGAGTGGGCCGAGGTCCGCGACCGGGTCTTCGGTCGGATCGACGCAATCAGCGACGGCGGCTTCGAGTACCGCGACCAGCGCTCCCCGAATGTGACTGTGCTGCGCGAGAGCTTCGGCTTCGAGTCCCTCGGCGACGGCGCCCGACCCCACGTCCTCGTCAGCGCGAGCGGAGCACGCATCAGCGCCCCGCAGGTCGTCCTTGCCGCCGGCTCCCGACCGCGACCCCTCCTCGCGGCCTACGAGCCCGACCCGCGCATCCACGACTCCTCCTCTGTGATGCGGCTGGACGAGCTCCCCGATCGGATGCTGATCCTGGGTGGAGGCGCGGTGGCCGTCGAATTCGCGCACGTCTTCTCCTCCTTCGGCACCGCGGTCACCGTCGCCGTCCGCAGCGACCGCCTCCTTCGCGCCCTCGACGAGGACGTCGCCCGCCGCTTCACCGCGATCGCCGCAGAGCGCTATACCGTGCTGACCGGCGTGAGCGTCGACAGCGTCGATGCCCGCGAGGACGGTCTGCACGTCGCCCTCGACGATGGCACGTCGGTCGGGACCGATCTGCTCCTGGTCGCTCACGGTCGCCAAC from Rathayibacter rathayi encodes the following:
- a CDS encoding mycothione reductase, giving the protein MSDLGDATRDDAFDLIVIGAGSGNSIVGPEFDDLRVAILDDGEWFGGTCLNAGCIPTKMFVHVADVVTDVDQGERIGVRSRLRRPEWAEVRDRVFGRIDAISDGGFEYRDQRSPNVTVLRESFGFESLGDGARPHVLVSASGARISAPQVVLAAGSRPRPLLAAYEPDPRIHDSSSVMRLDELPDRMLILGGGAVAVEFAHVFSSFGTAVTVAVRSDRLLRALDEDVARRFTAIAAERYTVLTGVSVDSVDAREDGLHVALDDGTSVGTDLLLVAHGRQPNSDTVAAAAVGVDLHEDGRISVDSEQRVLSGGRPVPGLFALGDVSSRWQLKHVANHEARLVAHNLLHPQELLSNTLSPVPGAIFAHPQIAHFGLTAAHAQEQGLDVITVTQEYGSTAFGWALEDDSSACLLVVGLDGALLGAHIIGPQASILIQPLIHAASAGIGIRGLARSQYWPHPAASEVVENALLSAEEALRERST